The Aptenodytes patagonicus chromosome 18, bAptPat1.pri.cur, whole genome shotgun sequence genome includes the window AAGCAGGCCCTAAAGAACAGTTCTGTGACTGAGTTTTAAAAGCATAGTATTGACTACCACTTGGTTATGGCTGGAAATGTGGAAGGTGTTTATCAAAATCCCAATATATATAGCATTTTAACTGTTTAAATATTACTGAAGTTGGTATCTCCTTGAAAGTTAGTCTCCTGAAGTGACAATTGTTTGAAAGaattaatataaacatttttaatagggATACATTTGGCAACTGATAAAGGATGGGGAGGCTTTTTAACTGGAAGTTAACCATACTTACAGAagaaatagtgattttttttttttcacgctTGAGTTGCTATACAAACATTAGAAGAACAACCTAATgttggagggggggaagaaaatgcAGCAACCACTCCCTGGTGCAgcatttttttatctttcctcttgTGGGCTGGTTAGCCTGCACAGCAGTGCCCGGATTTAACTCTTTTTAATGGACCAGTTACATAATAGTGCAATTCCTTGGGCAGACTTCAGCTCTTTTTCTGCACCTTCTACATGTCAGAGGAGATAGAAGTACCCAAATAACCATCTTGAATATCTTGAATTGTGTGGAGATTTTTGATAAAAAGTGAATGTTGTGTCAGATGTTCAGCTGCTTGCTTATTATGCATGTCCTGGCTTTATATCTAACCAGGCACCAGGACGAAGATCCAGATCTGCATCTCAGTCTTCAGCACATATGGTATGCCATGAGCAGGCTGTTTTTATcactttatgtttatttttacGTGCTTTTGTGTCTCTTCCTATTACTAACTTTTCAAAGAAGGAATCTGTTCAGCAAGATGAAATGTAATCCATCACTCCAGCAGTGACAACTTTTGTACTTTCCTGTATATTTGTAATACAGGGCTATGGGCGAAGATCACGAACAACTTCAGAGTCCTCTGCTCATTCTGTGGGACGAGAGAGATCCAACTCTGCAGCAAAACagccctctccttctccctctgttccTGTAgggaaagaaactaaaaaagaaataaaaaaggagccAGCACCTAGAAAGGTAAACTTTCTAAGAAAGGTAGCTATAGCTAGAGGAGATTTGTTAGTATATGAGGTAACTCCTGGTCCGGGGTACTGATTTAAGAGGTCCTGACTAAACTGTTTCTTTCTATTTGTTAGGTGCAACTCTGAGCTCAGAGTTGAAGTCCCTAACAGCAAATGAATTGTTGCATGAATGTTTCTTTTAATCTGCCTGTAGAGGCAGTGTTGAGAGAATTAACTGAAtagatgaatttatttttagagtgGTGCAAACTGGTTTCGCTGGctgatgggaaaaggaaagaacgAAGCTCATCTTCCAGATGACAAGAACAAATCAGTAAGGCCCCTAAATCACAAAAACCTTTGTACATTTTAATGTGTTCAAAATGTTTTCCTCGATGACAGATGAACATTGTTTTGACAAGTAAACAAACGTGTGTAAAACTTTCAAGATTATGCTTATTCCAAGagtggcttttttaaaaaaaaatgttacagggttaggggtttttggttttgtgtgtggtttttttttcttaattagctGTGTTTGAACTCCTAATCTTTGACTGTGATTTCCTTATAGATTGTTTGGGATGAACAGAAACAACGCTGGGTTAATCTGGATGAACCAGAAGAAGAGGTAAGAATCTGAGGACTCATTATTTCTCCAAGTGGAAAACTGAAATCTGTACTGGCACAccattttctttaatctgttaTTGGCTCTTAAGAGTTGCCTTTTACTGAATTTGGATTAAAATGTGCAATATTTTTTGAAACTAAGAAACAGGTTACATGTTCTTATAGTCTACATCCTTATGGAACCATGTGTATCTTCAGTTGCCGGTGTGGATCCAGTAATTGCAATTGAATTTACAAGGGAATTTACTCTAAACTTAGTCCGGTGTATCTCTTCATAGAGACTGACATCACCTAGGCAATTGCTTGTTAATTGATTTGCTGCAAACagaatatagggaaaaaaagtaggaagagtctatagttttgaaaatgtaatgcattgtaaagcaaagaaaatcaCACATCCTGTCCATCCTTGTCATTCAAGGATCTGtctcaaaacacaaacaaattatAAGAACCACTGttgtaaatgtttccttttggaGTGAGCGTAGATGGGTTGTAGATCTGCCACTTAACATTAGTTAAGTTGTCAGATGGAAGACGAGCAATAATGGTCTGCACTACAAGATGTATGTCTGTATACCCAATTTAATGTGCTCTGGAATAGGTAAGGAAAAGGAGAAGTCAGATGGATACTTGGTTTAAAACTCTCGGTCGATGatgtggttggattttttttgttctccctgcAGAGTAAGCCTCCGCCGCCACCTCCAACAGGATTTCCTAAAGTTCCTCAGGCTGTTCCGCCTGGACCTGGAGGCCCACCTAGTGCCCCTGTCAACATGTTCTCCAGAAGAGCAGGTAACAGACAACACTGATGCTTGAAGTATGGAAGACTTCCGATTTTCTCTTGCATAAAGTGTGAAGGCACTCTAGAAGCCTTGGCTTTTCTAGAGTTGTTTGGGAACAGTTGGCAACTCAGTGATGTCATGGAGCTGTGGCTATTGCTGGCTTTGCTTGTGCCTAGCTTCTGCACTGTGATTGCTGTCACAACTGTATTGTGACGAGGGTAGTATTGTTTGTATTCCTGGAGCATTATTTTCTGATTCTGAAAGATGACTTAACTGGCAGACTGTTTGAAATAGACATAGGGCTGACCAACAGAAGgcttatttctgttatttctggatttttctgttttagccGGAAGCAGAGCCCGTTATGTTGATGTCCTGAATCCAGGTGGAACCAAGCCAAGCGGTGCTGTTCCTGCACCATCAGACCTATTTGCCCCCTTGGCACCAATGCCAATTCCTGCAAATGTATTTGTTCCAAACTCAGGTGTGTCATGAGTGGATAAAATTGTAAGGAGGTTGTATGGTTATTTATGGTTATGTGGTCACCTAAGTCACTTTTGCCAGCGTGTGTATTATGTAGCCTTTAATCAACATTTAAGAATGTTCAATCTCATTAACTCCAGTTTGGTTTAGAAGTTGAATTAGTCTGGGAACTGCAGTAAATTAGTCTGGGAACCGCAGTAAAACAAATGGGTTAGTAAAGCCCAGCTCTGTGCGCTGCAAACGAAGGGGttctcttttttgccttttttttttgcttttttcccctgttgcagTGTGGCTAGGCCATCCAAATAGCAAAATTTGAAGAAAGGGGGAGGTCTTACCTGCACACTTGCttaccatctttttttctgctttcactaCATGCTGTGTTGCACCAAGGTTATCTGTACGAACTGTATGCATCTCCTGGTTTTGCAGACTTGTAACAAGACAGGGGCATCTAGGGACATTGACACTGCCCTCTTTAGATTACCTTTTTCCTGGGAGGAGATTGGTATTGTAGAAATTCAGTTCTGCTGATGTCTCTGCTTCTCGTTCTGTGAAGTCAAACACCGTGGTGTGGTGTATTTGGCTAAATCCCATTTCCTTTGTAGTTCCAGGTGAACCCCAGCCAATGGAAGGGAGTGGTGCAGCAGAGCACGCACCAGCTGCAAATCAAACCAACACAGATCCTGCTGCAGCTATTGAACCAGAGGTGGGTTCGAAAGAATGTCTTGTATATGTAATTCGAACTTCCGATTAAAAAACGCTTGTGATTCTGAATAGTAGTTTCATAGCCACAGCATGTGCAAAGCATGTTGTTGTTATACACAAACGTAATGCCTACCTTTTAGTTAAAAACTGGAGAAGGCAAATGCAAGtgaaaatggaagtgaaatgccTGTGAAAAGTGACCAAAGGGACCAAGAACATAACACGGGAAGTAGCCATACACTGCATGTTTCACCTGGCTTGATGTATTGTAAGGTCGTCTTGCTTCAGTGGGATCAATATAGCAGAACTGTGAAATAGCGTCATAGTAACAAAGGTTAACAAAAGTGCATTGTTTTTGTTTAGTATTTAAACCCTGCAATCCTTCCTCCTGGATCTGGACTTCCTGTTTCAAACCCTGATGGCTCCCAATCAGGCGAGGTAAGGCTTGATTCAAAGTAGTTAGCTAATGACCTGTGCAGCATATTTTAACCATTAATTTGTAGTGGCCTTAACATGGGCCATCTAAAACAACAAGTAACTGATTCAGTTGCTGATAACTAGCCAAGATGGAGTCATATGACTGCCTCCAAAATGGTACCAAAAAAACCTCTTAAGTCCATACAAGAAGTTCAACCTCTGTGACCTACATTCTGTAGTGTGATCTCCTTTTTCTATATAAGTAGACTTTTACAAGCCTTTTTTCAGAGTGAAATATCAATAGCAGTTTGAGGATCTCTTCTTGCCTCCATGCATGCATATAATTTCACTAATTTAAGTGCGAGACACAAAGAGGAGAATAGTTTGCTATGTGCCAGGCAGAGTAACATTACCTTTGTTCCTACTAAATGTTTTCTGTATCTACATAATTTTGTGCTTTAAGAAGTCCTTTTGATTTAAACTAACTTctggctttacattttttttttaacttgaagttGGTTTAACCTTTGGCAGtgagacttttaaaattaaataaaacaactgaAAGCTTGGGGCAGTGACATGCATGACgactttttttatttgtgtttttttgtatttgtgtgttCTTGCTGTTTTGTAGCTTTCGCGCTCTAGTTCAATGAGTTCATTATCACGTGAAGTAAGCCAGCATTTTAATCAGGTACATGTGGCTGGCCATTCTCATTTATGTTAACTTATTTACTTTTCCcctctttattttgcatttgctcaAATACTTACTAATGCTACTTTTAGTcattttcccctcttcccattTCACAGAAGTAACATTAAAAGTGACTAATGATGTAGTGTTCCTTTTAACACTCAAACAGGGTCTTCAGagtttttttgtatttatgaGAATGCATGTAATCCAGGCATGCTTTATGTTCATGTTCCTAAGAGATTCACTTAATTCTGATCAGCTCTTTCCTGGGGATACCAAAGAATTCAGTtgatttcaaacaaacaaaccaacaccccccccccacctcctaaAAAGACTCACACAAGCAAAACCTTATCATTCTGCTGGTGCCAGTCTCAAATTGGTAATAATACCATTGCCTGTTTCATCTGCAAAAGCCCCTGTAGGAATTAAAGGAATGCTTCATCTCTGCTGTAAGGTCCAGTACTGTGGGGTCACCATAAAGGGGTGACACAAACTCTTTCTCATATTTCTTAGTAAAGCAAAACTTGACATAGAATGTTCATTTTGGGGCAAGTCCCAAAATGGGACATTTGGGGCAAGTAGGTCTACTAACAAAAGCAGAAGGTACTAATTCAGTGAAGTCGCACCGgtgtcttgttttggttttgcatgctTTGGATTTTCAGAGCTATTTACAGTTTATGCATGTGACATTGTTTTGCCAATTCCTACATTAAGCAAGTAATATTAAAGATATGGATGCAAACTGTACCAGCACTTTCTGCAGTTGTTACAATATGCTGCGCTGTCCATATTGTTGGCATTATTACTGTGAATATTTTCTCTGTATGACTAAGCAAACCACATTTGAGAGGCAGCGAAGCTCTGCAGTTCTGTAACTTCAGTGTTATCTACTTTCTAGCCTGCCACTGTACCACCTTCTGGGGGACCGTCAGCAGGAACAGTACCGTTCTACAATCCTTCTCAATTTGCACAAGTGAGTAAAGGCCTCATCTTTACTTTGAACAAAACCATAGACCTGTTAGCCCTGACTGTTAAACCAAGTAGTGAAATGTTGCTCGAGTAAATCACAGTCATGCTGAACCTTCTTAAGTGACCACAGGCCACACCTACCTTTTAATAAGTAACTTGGTGTGGCCTTAAATATCAGTACAAATTCCGCCTTTTCTTCTCCCAGGTGCCTTTTGAACATAGTCTTTGTGTTCCTTCCcccgctccccacccccagctcaTTCTTACAGTGAGATAATCCAGTCTGTCACCTGGTTTGCCTCTGGGCTTTCCCTGCCTTTGTAGCATTTGGGAATTTTGCAAGATAAAGTAATGGAACAAGCAGCTGCTACACTGCAGtctttcatctgttttcaaaCCAAGTGTGAAGGGTTAAAAGGCTGTGTGATGAAAGAGGCCATCTCACTGTCGCAGGTACCTGCGTTACAGCGAGGCTTGTTGTACGTGGAACAAGGCTCTTGCTACTGCAGGATGAGTTTCTCTTGCCTCATTAGAGCCACAAAGATGAAAACTGTTTAAATGTGTACTGCTGTGAAAATCTGGTGCCGCTGAAGTGTGATTTAGCTTTGATAGTCAGCATCACCTGGCAAGCAGAGTCTTAATCTTGGATGCcttttgattttatgttttactAGCTTAATCTGGACTGTTGCATGCAGAGTGTTAAATGTGCATGTAGACCAGTCTAGCACCTGTTTAAGTTAACAGGTTTGCGTTCAAAACTTTACTGCcaactttctgtgttttgtttccagtaattattttttttattcctgttctcCTTTTTCAGTCTCCTGCAGCCACTGGAAGTTCAAGGCTGGGAAGAATTGGACAGAGGAAGTATCCAACATTGAAGTAGAATACAATGGCTTTGTATTTGGAATTCTCACTCATGTTCTGAGTATACAAAGAACTGTTCAATCTTACAGCACATGGTATCAGTACTAGCTGCAGTTGACATGACAGAAACTTAAtgatgggtgatttttttttttcatgggtcTCCCTACTTGCACCTCATCTACGCAAACCATTACCAAACATGAAGTATAtgtaacttttccttttaaaaaaccTGGCTAGAAATAGCTTTGCTGTGATAAAGAATAGATACAAGGGAGGAAATAGTTGCTGTCTGTTACAAAAACTATTTGTAAATTGCATAGGCAATTTATTCcttaagtttattttaaacctACTAGTGTGACCTTCGAAGACATAGTTTCAGGGATTCCTTAATTTCTGAAGGATGCTCCCCTCCCAGCGAGGGAAAAACATGTCCACATTGTAACATAACACTCTGTGGCCTTAAGAGGACCGTGCACAATTGTAATGCTTATCAGATGGGACTTGGTTTGTCAGCGTATGAAGTCGGAGATGTTTGTCTGGGAAATGCCTCATGCTGGTTTGTTTTCTGAAGGGGGGAGGGGGCCACAGCTCATCCAAATAAATTGACCCATATTGAATGAAAACTGTGACTGTAATCTAATACTAATTTGATTTGGATCTTACCTAGTATGTATGTAGTTTGTGGTTTAGACTACTTGTAAAGCAAATTGTATAGTCTGAAAGAAGCTCTCTGTATAATAGCCAATGCTGTACTATTTGATGAGCGAGTGTTCTTTTAAGTGCAATACGGTTACTTGCTTTCTCTCGAACTGCTGGCACTGTACGATTAAGGTGGTGACAGCTTGAAAGTTGTTTAAGTTTTTTCCTCTTGAGTGCCAGAATCAGCATAATGCTTGGTTCTTGAATTTCCAGTACTAAAATAACCAAGGTCTTAAATAGCTAACAGCTGAATTTCAAACGTACTAAAAGTAGACGGATTAGACCTCTACCGATGGACTTTAAAATCTTTAGGTTTAATATAGGAAATCTTGAAAACCATGATATGCAACATTCATATTCACTGAAGAATCTGAATTATCTgcaaagagagaaataaactttaaatatttattaaatcatTAGGCCATATTTTATTTAGAACTTGCCACCAAACTATTTGATTTTACTTGAATTTCTGCCCATGAGTAGAAATAATGTGAATGTGAAATTGCCAGTGTTGGTCCCCgattgttttttctgttcctgaataACGCCACCTTTCTGAGATCTCGATAGCCTTACCTATGTCCTAAAAGGTTTGTATGTAGCCGAAGTAAAATGCTGTTTTGGGGGGATTAGAAACCTTTGCATAATGGTCCATACTCAATTCCAGATGTGGTCAGCAGCAGTCGGTATGGTTTACTTTTCTATAATTGAAACCTAGTCAGACACTTGGCTTTCCTCTAGTTCAGCCAGGCtgctgattattttcttctttcagtagaGACTGCCAAACAACTTCATTCAAGAAGGCTTCCTTTGAGCTGGGAGCGGCTATCTTTCCTAAGTGTAAGATTTGACACTGtaaattcttaaataaaatattttgcgcTCTGGAGCACTTTCACATTTTACTACTTCTTGTGGTTATTGCTTTAGCAAGCTGCGTGAAGGAACCTCTCTTGTACGTTTGGAAATAATCCCTTTAAAGAACGGGAGCTGGAGAGCACTGCCTCCGACCGGGGCTGTTCTGCGCCGGAACCGGCTTCGCCCCTGAGGCTGCGCGTTAAGTATCTTCATTGAAATGCTCAAAATCGAAGCTGTAGGCTTGCTAtaagcagcttttaatttttttttttttgaagtgtaaaatgctttgctttaaacTGCTTATTTAAACGCCGCCTTAGTCTCGAATGGATCGTGACAGTCGTGGGTTTACACGATGGATTTACTTACTGATCGCCCCGGCAGGGCGGGGGCTGGCGGCGCGCTCCtccggccgccagggggcgctgcttcccccccccgccccgcggggaggggcCCAGCGTCGCCGCCGTTGCTACGGCCGGGCCGCGGGcgcgcagcggggctggggcggcctCCACCGCCGCCCgctcggcctgcccgcccgccgggccggggcggctgccagccctgcctccgAGGCCCCGTGGGGAAGGGTGGCTGCGGCCGCGCCCGGGTGgtgccggcggggcccgggccgcgTCCCGTCCGCAGCGGCGGGTGAAGTACCGCCGAGGCCAGCGCAGCGGAGCCGGCCTccgccggggcggcagcgggcgcCGCGGGCCGGGAGGTCAGTGGTCTCTCAGCGGCGAGCGTGTCCGTGCCGCGGCCGCGGAGGGCGGCCCGTGGGTGGCGTCTCCGGGGCCGCCGGTGCCCGCGCGTGTCGGTGACCGCGGCCGCGGGAAGCCTCGTCCATCCTCTCCTCGCCCGGGGCCGGCGCGGCCGCTGTCAGGGCTGCGGTCGGCCTGGCGAAGCGGGCCGGTGAGAAGGCGAGGTGTGAGGAGCTGGCGAAGCCATCCCTCCTGGCTGGTCAGTGGAGGAAGCGGGCGGCTTCACCTCAGGTACAAAAGTAGCGTTCTGCTGTGTTTCGGTAGGATTTAGCATTTCCAGTATAGAGGTACAGAGCGGACCCCTGCAGGTGGGAAGTTTGGTTTGCAATAACTGTAGAATAACGaggtgcttcccccccccccaagtaggAGTTTGCCTTGAACCCCAATTCCGTACCCCTAAAACTGCTCCTCAGATATTTTCTCAGTTTCAGGCCAGGGGTTGGCGCAAAGCAAGGAAAGGTGGCAGCGATCTCCCCGCTGTGAGATCACGGTAGAAGCTGAGATCACTGGAAATTTCCTGGCCTCTGGCACCGAGTGCTGTGAGCAGCCTGGAGGCCGGTTGTACTGGTGACTCACTGTACGGCAAGGAGAACAAAGCTGCGATTTATGTgcagttttaatttcctttcatgcTAACAGTATACACAACCTTTTCTTAAAGAAGTCTGTACGCAGCCGTGATGCCTACAGCAGCGAGGCAGTCAGTTCACTGCTctgctcttggggaaaaaaaaagaaaataacattggTTTTCTAACAAGGTTACGTTAAGGTTTGAGTTGTTCTCGAGGGAGGTCCTGTGAGGAGCTTGCTTTCTGAATAAGGAGCAGAGTTCGCAGCTCAATAACTTTTCattcttgcatgtttttcttgGGGAAATCCAGGTATCCCACCTCTTGAAATTTTGCAGACAATGCATCTGCCTACACATACACCTGCCCTTCATTCTCAACTAAAGACTGAGCTGTCTTCAACTTCCGTGTCTTTCTGGCTTGGTTAAAGCCCTGTGAACCTACGGGGTAAGCAAGGGAAGGAAACTATGCTGTGAGGAACTTTTCGGATGGACCAGTGTCCGTAGCTGGTACCCGGGGGAGAATGAGTACGCCAAATGGATTTCCACAGCACTCAGGGGCATGTGTTACTCAGAGCATGGAGGGTGGAGCGGTACAGGACCTGCACGCTAAAAAAGCTGGCAAAGCAGCAAAGAAGGAGGCTGGTGGCAGTGGGGTGCTTACCTTTGAAGATCCTCCAAGTGTAGGCACCTCTTTAAATGAAACCTTAAAGCTTCTACCAGATGAACTCAAAGCTAATATGAAAATTAAATCGGTCACTCCAAGGCCTCCTCGGAAACCCCGGCTGGAGCGTGCTGCATCTCTGGATGAGAAaagctggaggaggtggaggcggTTTAGAACAAGTCAGGAAAGTCTGACTGATCCCAACGAGACAAGTTCCTCAAACGGTTCTCTGCAGGAAGCGTCCCTCAGCCCTCCCGTCAGGGGTAGGGCGAGCCCCTGCCATCGGTGCTGCCAGCAGAATTCCTTGCACAGTTCACCAGACGCCTCGGAAGCCAGTCCCAtggggaagagcagaggaggCACCTCCGACCTGGGGAAACGAGCCTCCGAGATCTCCAGTGCCTTCGGTGGGCTTCTGCGGGGGAAAGCGTTCGCAGGCGGCAAACCCCGGCTGTCCCAAATAATGCCAGCTCGACCTCTGCCACCCATGGAGCTCAACGTGGCCTCTCACACACTGAGGACAGCTAATAGGATTGACTCAGATTATATGGattatcgacattattctcagCACAAGTTTGGGAGGGTAAGCAGCAGCTTGAGCGATACCAGGCTACATGGCAACGGGATGGTCTATGATAATTGCTCCACAGACTCCATGAAATCTACGTTCAGCCTGCTCAATCCCATTCGCTCCAAGGATGTTCGAAGCAGGTATGTCTCCCGGCTTCTCGTGGCAAAGTTTGGGGTGTGTTAGCGGGGAGCCAGCTGCCCTGCAGAATCCTGCTGGGCAGAGGCAGGGAACTTCAGACCGATTGGTAAAGCACAAAAGTGTTTCCGTGTTGTTTAACCTGCTGTGGAGACTGGAAACAGTTTGAAGATGAAGAGATTAGTACTAATGCTCTATATTTGCTCTTTTCAGATGGGTATTGTTTTTCATAAATACAAGTTTGATTTGCTGTCAGCTTGCTTATAATATTTAAGTAATctgttctgaaaatgaagaaacagtgGCTGTGCATGCTAACAGTTGGGAaaaactggtttatttttttaaatctaaaagtaCATTGGGCTTGAACTGAAATGttaaatggcaggaaaaaaacgCAAATATTTTAGCTTGAAACTATCACGCAGTACATGCAGTACTGTCACaatcctgcaaggtgctgaggGTCCTCTGCAGATGCTGAGCTCGTTTGGCTTCTGGCAGGATCAAATCATGTACTGTGAACTGCTTCAGTGTCCCACAGGAGCTCCTCTGCCCCAGCTTCTCCAGGAATCTCTTGAGGCAGAGTGTGATTCCACTCAGATCTCAGCACTTTCTCCTTGTGTGGCCCTGACCTCTTGCTCTGGTTGCTCATTTGTCTTCATTCTTAGTTAAGTTTAGATTATTGATTGGAGGGAGCTGAGGTGGGTGTACTAATCTGCTTGCTAGTGTATCAAATCCTCTTCTTGTGTTGGCTGCAGACCCACTATTTGTGAAGACCTGCCAGCACACAGCACAAACACTGCAACGAGTATTATTGACAATACTGCAGGTCAGGAAACATGTTAAAAGGTAAAGGATACCAAATACTCAGCTAAAGGTTATACGTTATAGATACACAACAGTCTGCAAGGCCTTGAGGGATAAACCTGATCATTGATCCAAAGAGTGGGAGTCAGTGGTACAGGGGAAAATAATTCTGAGATAAATTAAAGTGTTACTAACTGgtaaaaaagccccaaagctaGATTGGTACTTGTTCGCCATGAGGGGTTTTCTTTCACTTCCCTCTGCAAAGCTGTTGGAGTCAGGTGGGCAACTGGGTAGACCAGTGGGTTGCACAGCATTCTCTGACGTCGTGCTGTCATCATTATTTGCAGAGCTTAAGCAAGATTAAAAATGCTTATGCAACTTGCAGTCCTTTTGCCAATACCCCTTGCTTTTGTAAGCAGCGTGTTCTTTGGAGAGGCAGGCGGTGTGGGGCAGATCTATCCTTTTCAAATGTGATATTCTTTTAGACCTGGGACTCAATAAATCGTTTGCTTGAAAGCTAATTTGACGAGCTGAATTGAAGGAAGAATGTGAGTTTGAATCCTTGATTAGGAGCAACTTGGTGCCAGAACATTGGGAATGGTGGAcctattttcatgttttaagtAAACCGAGCTACTTCAAGATACTCAAATATCAAACCAATCTCTCCATTTTGTGTCTGCGGCAAGCACTAGGGGGATTGAAGACTTTGGGTGGCTTAAGTCTTCTCATCACAGAACCTGTGCAGCATCAGTCTCACCATCGTACTCGTGTCCTGGCTTTGAAAAGGCCGGTTTATgacaacagttttgttttcttgcatatGATCCGTGAACTCTCTATAAGGGTTGGAACTTTATAAGGAACTTTAGGCAAGCAGAACAATATATAAATACTAAATGCCATTTTCTTGAGCTAAAGGTATGTTCTTGATTAACTCAAGATTCAGGCGTTACAAATCATTATTCCAACTGTCATGCTGTTTCCTTAGATGCTCTTTTATGGGTCTTCTGTTCACAGAAGCTATTTGGAAGGCAGCCTTCTGGCAAATGGTGCCTTACTGGGAGCAGAAGAACTTAGCAAGTATTTCCCTGATCGGAATATTGGAATTTTTGTGGCCACCTGGAACATGCAGGGTCAGAAGGTATGTGCACCTAGGTCTCCACAGGTCTTTTGGCGGTGGTAAAGCTACCCCATCTTTACTGCAAGGATGGgtgcaatgttttttttctgttcgtGACTATGTTCCTCGTCAACCTGAGTTCATCATCTTTATCAAATTACAAGGCCCTCTCACGCATGTTCATCTTAGTGAGAGAGCCATTGTAACAGGGTTCCTCAGATACTAGGTATGAAAACAGTGAGCTTGCTAGTGCCACTCTGGCTTTTTGTGGCAGCTCCTTTACGCTCCGTTGCAATTAGGGTCACATGAAGATGACTGACAATTTGGTGCTTACGATGAGAACATCTCTGATAAAGAACACAGCCTCCTGCCTA containing:
- the INPP5E gene encoding phosphatidylinositol polyphosphate 5-phosphatase type IV isoform X2; translation: MSTPNGFPQHSGACVTQSMEGGAVQDLHAKKAGKAAKKEAGGSGVLTFEDPPSVGTSLNETLKLLPDELKANMKIKSVTPRPPRKPRLERAASLDEKSWRRWRRFRTSQESLTDPNETSSSNGSLQEASLSPPVRGRASPCHRCCQQNSLHSSPDASEASPMGKSRGGTSDLGKRASEISSAFGGLLRGKAFAGGKPRLSQIMPARPLPPMELNVASHTLRTANRIDSDYMDYRHYSQHKFGRVSSSLSDTRLHGNGMVYDNCSTDSMKSTFSLLNPIRSKDVRSRSYLEGSLLANGALLGAEELSKYFPDRNIGIFVATWNMQGQKELPVNLDDFLLPTDPDYAQDMYVIGVQEGCPDRREWEIRLQETLGPHYVMLYSAAHGVLYMSVFIRRDLIWFCSEVEYATVTTRIVSQIKTKGALGICFTFFGTSFLFITSHFTSGDSKVNERKLDYNKTIQALTLPKNVPDTNPYRSSSSDVTTRFDEVFWFGDFNFRLNKDRETVDSILNQNPETDMSKLLAYDQLTSEMSRGSIFKGFQEADIHFRPSYKFDIGKDSYDTTSKQRTPSYTHSTCCRAV